Proteins from one Macrobrachium rosenbergii isolate ZJJX-2024 chromosome 14, ASM4041242v1, whole genome shotgun sequence genomic window:
- the LOC136845866 gene encoding mitochondrial nicotinamide adenine dinucleotide transporter SLC25A51 gives MGMNVVGRDHSSVTLTPNIGSVLQNPSVTSPVMTTPGVTMADQHGSPSASPSVLLVTSKTAVSVSPPLSEDAREFVCGWGAAFINITVTFPMNKLMFRQMLHGISTSQAVKQLKKEGMKNLYRGILPPLCQKTVSTSIMFGMFDQYSRLLKYYHPQISDGATLAIAATLAGCTEAILCPFERIQTVLQDKKFHGKYRNSLHCARELRKFGLAEYYRGLFSILLRNGPSNILFFGLRTEIKEQIPTPDDAWWAHILTDFVSGAFLGAFISTVMYPVNVIKAHQQTQVGGPFISMRETFYDVYRSRGSRLSRLFSGAHVNYSRALVSWGIINASYEILHKLLYS, from the exons ATG gGTATGAATGTAGTTGGACGAGACCACAGTAGCGTTACCCTGACTCCGAACATTGGGTCAGTTTTGCAGAATCCAAGTGTGACATCGCCTGTTATGACGACACCAGGTGTAACTATGGCAGACCAGCATGGATCTCCTAGTGCATCTCCGTCTGTTTTATTAGTTAccagcaaaacagctgtttcagTAAGTCCCCCTCTGTCTGAAGATGCAAGAGAGTTTGTCTGCGGTTGGGGTGCTGCCTTCATCAACATTACGGTCACTTTTCCGATGAATAAACTTATGTTTCGGCAG ATGCTGCATGGTATATCAACATCTCAGGCTGTCAAGCAGCTGAAAAAAGAAGGGATGAAAAACTTGTATAGAGGCATTCTACCCCCTCTATGTCAGAAAACAGTCTCTACCTCCATCATGTTTGGCATGTTTGATCAGTACAGCCGGTTGTTGAAATATTATCACCCACAAATCTCTGATG GTGCAACTCTGGCAATAGCAGCTACCTTAGCTGGGTGCACTGAAGCTATTCTCTGCCCTTTTGAAAGAATCCAGACTGTGCTACAGGACAAAAAGTTTCATGGTAAATACCG AAATAGTTTACACTGTGCCCGCGAGTTAAGGAAATTTGGACTCGCAGAATACTACAGGGGTttgttctcaatattattacGAAATGGACCAAGCAACATTCTTTTCTTTGGCCTGCGGACTGAAATCAAAGAACAAATACCTACCCCTGATGATGCTTGGTGGGCGCATATCCTAACAGATTTTGTGTCTGGTGCATTTTTAGGTGCATTTATATCAACTGTCATGTATCCTGTTAATGTAATAAAGGCCCATCAACAGACACAG gtgggtGGCCCCTTCATATCCATGCGCGAAACTTTCTATGATGTTTATCGATCGCGAGGGAGTCGTTTAAGTCGGCTTTTCAGCGGAGCTCATGTCAATTATAGCCGTGCCCTCGTTTCGTGGGGTATCATCAATGCGTCATATGAAATTTTACACAAATTGCTCTATAGCTAG